Proteins encoded within one genomic window of Pseudorasbora parva isolate DD20220531a chromosome 3, ASM2467924v1, whole genome shotgun sequence:
- the myo1hb gene encoding unconventional myosin-Ih isoform X3 gives MEGCLTARDRVGIQDFVLLDAYTSETAFMDNLKKRFNENLIYTYIGTLLVSVNPYKELGIYTKKQMDIYMGVNFFELPPHIFALADNVYRTMVSETNNHFILISGESGAGKTEASKKVLQFYAVSCPSTRLLDNVRDRLLLSNPVLEAFGNAKTLKNDNSSRFGKYMDIQFDHQGAAVGGHILSYLLEKSRVVHQNHGERNFHIFYQLVEGGEDELLRWLGLERNCQNYRYLIQGECAKVSSINDKSDWKTVQKALTIIEFSEKDIEHLFAIIASVLHLGNVLFEASALGYATLMSTAEVHWLSKLLGIPSNMLQEGLTHRKIEAKAEEVLSPFTAEHAKYARDALAKAIYGRTFSWLVNKINESLVNKDSTRKTVIGLLDIYGFEVFDVNSFEQFCINFCNEKLQQLFIQLTLKSEQEEYEMEGIEWEPVPYFNNKIICDLVEEKHRGIISILDEECLRPGEATDFTFLEKLEEKMCSHPHFVTHKLADQKTRKTLKRGDFRLVHYAGEVTYSVVGFLDKNNDLLYRNIKEVMRQSKNSIIQHCFHTIEPDGKKRPETVATQFKSSLAGLTEILMTKEPWYVRCLKPNHCKQPDHFDDVMVRHQVKYLGLMEHLRVRRAGFAYRRRYEVFLKRYKALCPDTWPHWKGTAAEGVQQLIKHLGYKPNEYKMGRTKIFIRHPRTLFATEDAFEVCKHELATRIQAKYKGYRVKGDYQRQKEAATKIETCWRGLQARKERERRAWAVKVIKKFIKGFMNRNQPVSMDNSEYLAFVRQSYLTRLKDNLPKSVIDKKSWLTPPPIMKEASALLRKLHTRLLVRKYVRGISAQRKVQLQIKALTSDIFKGRKESYPQSVCQRFADTRISEQDINIKVLQMICPEGIEYSVPVIKYDRNGFRPRFRQLIFSQAAAYLVEEAKIKQRVNYSSLKGVSVSNLSDNFLILHVTCDDTKQKGDLVLQCNYLFEALTKICVVTKNHSLIKVVQGSVRFDIQPGKEGFVDFKSSSESMVYRAKNGHLMVESARTKSR, from the exons ATGGAGGGGTGTTTGACGGCTCGGGACCGGGTGGGCATTCAGGATTTTGTTCTCCTGGACGCCTACACCAGTGAGACAGCATTTATGGACAACCTTAAAAAACGGTTCAACGAGAACCTCATATAT ACCTACATCGGGACCCTCCTAGTGTCAGTAAATCCATATAAGGAGTTGGGTATCTATACCAAGAAACAAATGGACATTTATATGGGAGTCAACTTTTTTGAGCTGCCTCCTCATAT CTTTGCACTTGCTGATAATGTTTACCGGACGATGGTTAGTGAAACCAACAATCACTTCATCCTGATCTCTGGTGAGAGTGGTGCTGGGAAGACGGAGGCCTCGAAGAAAGTCCTGCAGTTCTATGCGGTCAGCTGTCCCAGCACTAGACTCCTGGACAACGTGAGAGATCGGCTCCTTCTTTCCAATCCAGTGCTGGAG GCTTTTGGAAATGCCAAAACCCTGAAAAATGACAACTCGAGTCGTTTCGGAAAGTATATGGACATACAGTTTGACCATCAG GGAGCGGCTGTCGGAGGCCACATCTTAAGCTACTTACTGGAAAAGTCAAGGGTGGTCCACCAAAATCATGGAGAGAGGAACTTCCACATCTTCTATCAGTTAGTTGAGGGAGGGGAGGATGAGCTTCTTCGCTGGCTTGGTTTGGAGCGAAACTGTCAGAACTACCGCTATCTTATTCAG GGAGAATGTGCCAAAGTGAGCTCCATTAATGACAAGAGTGACTGGAAAACCGTTCAGAAAGCTCTTACTATCATTGAGTTTAGTGAAAAAGATATAGAG CATCTGTTTGCGATCATTGCCAGTGTCCTTCATCTCGGGAATGTTCTCTTTGAGGCCAGTGCTCTGGGTTATGCCACATTAATGAGCACTGCAGAAGTGCACTGGCTGTCAAAG TTATTGGGCATCCCTTCAAACATGTTACAGGAGGGTTTAACTCACAGGAAGATTGAAGCCAAAGCAGAAGAG GTTCTAAGCCCTTTCACCGCTGAACATGCAAAGTATGCCAGGGATGCACTAGCCAAAGCCATCTATGGCCGCACATTCTCATGGCTCGTTAATAAGATTAATGAATCATTGGTAAATAAG GATTCAACCAGAAAAACGGTGATTGGACTGCTTGACATCTATGGATTCGAAGTGTTTGATGTGAACAG TTTTGAACAGTTCTGCATAAACTTCTGCAATGAAAAGCTTCAGCAGCTTTTCATCCAGCTCACTCTCAAATCAGAGCAGGAGGAGTACGAGATGGAGGGAATCGAG TGGGAGCCAGTGCCATATTTCAACAATAAGATCATCTGTGACCTGGTGGAGGAGAAACATAGAGGCATCATATCAATACTG GATGAAGAATGTCTGCGTCCTGGAGAAGCTACAGATTTTACATTCCTGGAGAAGCTAGAGGAGAAGATGTGCAGTCACCCTCATTTTGTCAC GCATAAATTGGCTGACCAGAAAACACGCAAGACCTTGAAACGAGGAGATTTTCGACTCGTACACTATGCTGGAGAAGTTACTTACTCAGTTGTTG GATTtcttgacaaaaataatgatctTCTGTACAGAAACATTAAAGAG GTCATGCGGCAGTCAAAGAACAGTATTATCCAGCATTGCTTCCATACTATTGAACCTGACGGCAAGAAAAGACCTGAGACG GTAGCCACCCAGTTTAAGAGCAGCCTTGCAGGCCTCACTGAAATCCTCATGACCAAGGAGCCGTGGTATGTGCGGTGCCTGAAACCCAACCACTGCAAGCAGCCAG ATCACTTTGATGATGTCATGGTGAGACATCAAGTCAAGTACCTGGGGTTAATGGAGCACCTGAGAGTCAGGCGTGCTGGGTTTGCTTATAGGAGAAGATACGAAGTCTTCCTGAAAAG ATACAAGGCTCTATGTCCTGACACATGGCCACACTGGAAGGGGACTGCAGCAGAGGGGGTGCAGCAGCTCATCAAACACCTCGGCTACAAACCAAACGAGTACAAGATGGGAAG GACAAAAATCTTTATTCGCCACCCCAGAACTCTTTTTGCCACTGAAGATGCATTTGAGGTCTGCAAGCATGAACTGG CCACAAGAATCCAGGCCAAATACAAAGGCTATAGGGTGAAAGGAGACTACCAGAGGCAGAAAGAAGCAG CTACCAAGATTGAAACATGTTGGCGGGGCCTTCAGGCCAGAAAAGAGAGGGAAAGAAGAGCCTGGGCTGTCAAAGTCATCAAGAA GTTTATTAAGGGCTTCATGAACAGGAATCAGCCTGTAAGCATGGACAACTCTGAATATCTGGCCTTTGTCAGACAGAGCTACCTCACTCGACTCAAAGACAATCTGCCAAAATCAGTAATAGACAAAAAGTCCTGGCTGACTCCTCCACCAATAATGAAAGAG GCCTCAGCGCTCTTGCGTAAGTTGCACACACGTCTCCTCGTACGGAAGTATGTTCGAGGGATTAGTGCACAGCGGAAGGTGCAg CTGCAAATCAAAGCACTGACCAGTGACATATTCAAAGGCAGAAAAGAGAGCTACCCTCAGAGCGTATGCCAGCGCTTCGCTGACACAAGGATAA GTGAACAGGACATAAACATCAAAGTCTTGCAGATGATTTGTCCTGAGGGCATTGAG TACAGTGTTCCAGTGATTAAGTATGACAGGAATGGCTTTCGGCCACGTTTCAGACAGCTGATCTTCTCTCAGGCGGCTGCGTATCTGGTGGAGGAGGCCAAAATTAAACAGAGGGTGAATTACAGCTCGCTTAAAG GGGTGTCTGTCAGCAACTTAAGTGACAACTTCCTGATTCTCCATGTCACATGTGATGACACAAAGCAAAAA gGGGACTTGGTCTTGCAGTGCAACTATCTATTTGAGGCATTGACAAAAATCTGTGTAGTGACAAAAAACCACAGCCTTATCAAAGTTGTACAAGGGAG TGTGAGGTTTGACATCCAGCCTGGCAAAGAGGGCTTTGTGGATTTTAAGAGCAGCAGTGAATCCATGGTCTACAGAGCCAAGAATGGACACTTGATGGTG GAATCTGCACGGACAAAATCTCGGTGA
- the ppp6c gene encoding serine/threonine-protein phosphatase 6 catalytic subunit yields MAPLDLDKYVEIARQCKYLPENDLKRLCDYVCDLLLEESNVQPVSTPVTVCGDIHGQFYDLCELFRTGGQVPDTNYIFMGDFVDRGYYSLETFTYLLALKAKWPDRITLLRGNHESRQITQVYGFYDECQTKYGNANAWRYCTKVFDMLTVAALIDEQILCVHGGLSPDIKTLDQIRTIERNQEIPHKGAFCDLVWSDPEDVDTWAISPRGAGWLFGAKVTNEFVHINNLKLICRAHQLVHEGYKFMFDEKLVTVWSAPNYCYRCGNIASIMVFKDVNTREPKLFRAVPDSERVIPPRTTTPYFL; encoded by the exons ATGGCGCCGCTGGACCTGGATAAGTATGTTGAAATTGCGAGGCAGTGCAAATATCTTCCAGAGAACGACTTAAAG AGATTGTGTGACTATGTATGTGACCTGCTGCTTGAAGAATCAAATGTACAGCCAGTATCCACTCCAGTCACTGTATGCGGGGACATTCATGGACAG TTTTATGACCTATGTGAACTCTTCAGAACTGGGGGCCAAGTACCAGACACAAACTACATTTTCATG GGAGACTTTGTTGATCGAGGATACTACAGCTTAGAAACATTCACATATTTGCTAGCACTTAAAGCAAAGTGGCCTGACCGCATCACACTGTTGCGTGGCAATCACGAGAGCAGGCAGATCACACAAGTTTATGGCTTTTATG ATGAGTGCCAAACTAAATATGGAAATGCTAATGCCTGGCGATACTGCACTAAAGTATTTGACATGCTGACTGTTGCTGCC TTGATAGATGAGCAAATCCTTTGTGTACATGGTGGCCTTTCACCTGACATCAAAACTCTGGACCAGATACGCACCATTGAACGCAATCAGGAAATCCCTCACAAGGGAGCATTTTGTGATCTTGTCTGGTCTGATCCAGAGGATGTAGACACCTGGGCTATCAGCCCAAGGGGTGCTGGTTGGCTGTTTGGTGCTAAGGTTACCAATGAG TTTGTTCACATCAACAACTTGAAGCTGATTTGCCGTGCACATCAGTTGGTTCACGAGGGCTACAAATTCATGTTTGATGAGAAGCTGGTAACCGTCTGGTCAGCCCCAAACTACTGCTACCGCTGTGGTAACATAGCCTCCATCATGGTCTTCAAAGATGTGAACACACGGGAGCCCAAGTTGTTCCGGGCCGTTCCTGACTCGGAAAGGGTCATACCACCGAGAACGACAACACCTTACTTCCTCTGA
- the myo1hb gene encoding unconventional myosin-Ih isoform X1, which produces MYCLNSKSLEERCQRILQEMEGCLTARDRVGIQDFVLLDAYTSETAFMDNLKKRFNENLIYTYIGTLLVSVNPYKELGIYTKKQMDIYMGVNFFELPPHIFALADNVYRTMVSETNNHFILISGESGAGKTEASKKVLQFYAVSCPSTRLLDNVRDRLLLSNPVLEAFGNAKTLKNDNSSRFGKYMDIQFDHQGAAVGGHILSYLLEKSRVVHQNHGERNFHIFYQLVEGGEDELLRWLGLERNCQNYRYLIQGECAKVSSINDKSDWKTVQKALTIIEFSEKDIEHLFAIIASVLHLGNVLFEASALGYATLMSTAEVHWLSKLLGIPSNMLQEGLTHRKIEAKAEEVLSPFTAEHAKYARDALAKAIYGRTFSWLVNKINESLVNKDSTRKTVIGLLDIYGFEVFDVNSFEQFCINFCNEKLQQLFIQLTLKSEQEEYEMEGIEWEPVPYFNNKIICDLVEEKHRGIISILDEECLRPGEATDFTFLEKLEEKMCSHPHFVTHKLADQKTRKTLKRGDFRLVHYAGEVTYSVVGFLDKNNDLLYRNIKEVMRQSKNSIIQHCFHTIEPDGKKRPETVATQFKSSLAGLTEILMTKEPWYVRCLKPNHCKQPDHFDDVMVRHQVKYLGLMEHLRVRRAGFAYRRRYEVFLKRYKALCPDTWPHWKGTAAEGVQQLIKHLGYKPNEYKMGRTKIFIRHPRTLFATEDAFEVCKHELATRIQAKYKGYRVKGDYQRQKEAATKIETCWRGLQARKERERRAWAVKVIKKFIKGFMNRNQPVSMDNSEYLAFVRQSYLTRLKDNLPKSVIDKKSWLTPPPIMKEASALLRKLHTRLLVRKYVRGISAQRKVQLQIKALTSDIFKGRKESYPQSVCQRFADTRISEQDINIKVLQMICPEGIEYSVPVIKYDRNGFRPRFRQLIFSQAAAYLVEEAKIKQRVNYSSLKGVSVSNLSDNFLILHVTCDDTKQKGDLVLQCNYLFEALTKICVVTKNHSLIKVVQGSVRFDIQPGKEGFVDFKSSSESMVYRAKNGHLMVESARTKSR; this is translated from the exons AGTTTAGAGGAGCGCTGCCAGCGGATCCTGCAGGAGATGGAGGGGTGTTTGACGGCTCGGGACCGGGTGGGCATTCAGGATTTTGTTCTCCTGGACGCCTACACCAGTGAGACAGCATTTATGGACAACCTTAAAAAACGGTTCAACGAGAACCTCATATAT ACCTACATCGGGACCCTCCTAGTGTCAGTAAATCCATATAAGGAGTTGGGTATCTATACCAAGAAACAAATGGACATTTATATGGGAGTCAACTTTTTTGAGCTGCCTCCTCATAT CTTTGCACTTGCTGATAATGTTTACCGGACGATGGTTAGTGAAACCAACAATCACTTCATCCTGATCTCTGGTGAGAGTGGTGCTGGGAAGACGGAGGCCTCGAAGAAAGTCCTGCAGTTCTATGCGGTCAGCTGTCCCAGCACTAGACTCCTGGACAACGTGAGAGATCGGCTCCTTCTTTCCAATCCAGTGCTGGAG GCTTTTGGAAATGCCAAAACCCTGAAAAATGACAACTCGAGTCGTTTCGGAAAGTATATGGACATACAGTTTGACCATCAG GGAGCGGCTGTCGGAGGCCACATCTTAAGCTACTTACTGGAAAAGTCAAGGGTGGTCCACCAAAATCATGGAGAGAGGAACTTCCACATCTTCTATCAGTTAGTTGAGGGAGGGGAGGATGAGCTTCTTCGCTGGCTTGGTTTGGAGCGAAACTGTCAGAACTACCGCTATCTTATTCAG GGAGAATGTGCCAAAGTGAGCTCCATTAATGACAAGAGTGACTGGAAAACCGTTCAGAAAGCTCTTACTATCATTGAGTTTAGTGAAAAAGATATAGAG CATCTGTTTGCGATCATTGCCAGTGTCCTTCATCTCGGGAATGTTCTCTTTGAGGCCAGTGCTCTGGGTTATGCCACATTAATGAGCACTGCAGAAGTGCACTGGCTGTCAAAG TTATTGGGCATCCCTTCAAACATGTTACAGGAGGGTTTAACTCACAGGAAGATTGAAGCCAAAGCAGAAGAG GTTCTAAGCCCTTTCACCGCTGAACATGCAAAGTATGCCAGGGATGCACTAGCCAAAGCCATCTATGGCCGCACATTCTCATGGCTCGTTAATAAGATTAATGAATCATTGGTAAATAAG GATTCAACCAGAAAAACGGTGATTGGACTGCTTGACATCTATGGATTCGAAGTGTTTGATGTGAACAG TTTTGAACAGTTCTGCATAAACTTCTGCAATGAAAAGCTTCAGCAGCTTTTCATCCAGCTCACTCTCAAATCAGAGCAGGAGGAGTACGAGATGGAGGGAATCGAG TGGGAGCCAGTGCCATATTTCAACAATAAGATCATCTGTGACCTGGTGGAGGAGAAACATAGAGGCATCATATCAATACTG GATGAAGAATGTCTGCGTCCTGGAGAAGCTACAGATTTTACATTCCTGGAGAAGCTAGAGGAGAAGATGTGCAGTCACCCTCATTTTGTCAC GCATAAATTGGCTGACCAGAAAACACGCAAGACCTTGAAACGAGGAGATTTTCGACTCGTACACTATGCTGGAGAAGTTACTTACTCAGTTGTTG GATTtcttgacaaaaataatgatctTCTGTACAGAAACATTAAAGAG GTCATGCGGCAGTCAAAGAACAGTATTATCCAGCATTGCTTCCATACTATTGAACCTGACGGCAAGAAAAGACCTGAGACG GTAGCCACCCAGTTTAAGAGCAGCCTTGCAGGCCTCACTGAAATCCTCATGACCAAGGAGCCGTGGTATGTGCGGTGCCTGAAACCCAACCACTGCAAGCAGCCAG ATCACTTTGATGATGTCATGGTGAGACATCAAGTCAAGTACCTGGGGTTAATGGAGCACCTGAGAGTCAGGCGTGCTGGGTTTGCTTATAGGAGAAGATACGAAGTCTTCCTGAAAAG ATACAAGGCTCTATGTCCTGACACATGGCCACACTGGAAGGGGACTGCAGCAGAGGGGGTGCAGCAGCTCATCAAACACCTCGGCTACAAACCAAACGAGTACAAGATGGGAAG GACAAAAATCTTTATTCGCCACCCCAGAACTCTTTTTGCCACTGAAGATGCATTTGAGGTCTGCAAGCATGAACTGG CCACAAGAATCCAGGCCAAATACAAAGGCTATAGGGTGAAAGGAGACTACCAGAGGCAGAAAGAAGCAG CTACCAAGATTGAAACATGTTGGCGGGGCCTTCAGGCCAGAAAAGAGAGGGAAAGAAGAGCCTGGGCTGTCAAAGTCATCAAGAA GTTTATTAAGGGCTTCATGAACAGGAATCAGCCTGTAAGCATGGACAACTCTGAATATCTGGCCTTTGTCAGACAGAGCTACCTCACTCGACTCAAAGACAATCTGCCAAAATCAGTAATAGACAAAAAGTCCTGGCTGACTCCTCCACCAATAATGAAAGAG GCCTCAGCGCTCTTGCGTAAGTTGCACACACGTCTCCTCGTACGGAAGTATGTTCGAGGGATTAGTGCACAGCGGAAGGTGCAg CTGCAAATCAAAGCACTGACCAGTGACATATTCAAAGGCAGAAAAGAGAGCTACCCTCAGAGCGTATGCCAGCGCTTCGCTGACACAAGGATAA GTGAACAGGACATAAACATCAAAGTCTTGCAGATGATTTGTCCTGAGGGCATTGAG TACAGTGTTCCAGTGATTAAGTATGACAGGAATGGCTTTCGGCCACGTTTCAGACAGCTGATCTTCTCTCAGGCGGCTGCGTATCTGGTGGAGGAGGCCAAAATTAAACAGAGGGTGAATTACAGCTCGCTTAAAG GGGTGTCTGTCAGCAACTTAAGTGACAACTTCCTGATTCTCCATGTCACATGTGATGACACAAAGCAAAAA gGGGACTTGGTCTTGCAGTGCAACTATCTATTTGAGGCATTGACAAAAATCTGTGTAGTGACAAAAAACCACAGCCTTATCAAAGTTGTACAAGGGAG TGTGAGGTTTGACATCCAGCCTGGCAAAGAGGGCTTTGTGGATTTTAAGAGCAGCAGTGAATCCATGGTCTACAGAGCCAAGAATGGACACTTGATGGTG GAATCTGCACGGACAAAATCTCGGTGA
- the myo1hb gene encoding unconventional myosin-Ih isoform X2, with translation MRSLEERCQRILQEMEGCLTARDRVGIQDFVLLDAYTSETAFMDNLKKRFNENLIYTYIGTLLVSVNPYKELGIYTKKQMDIYMGVNFFELPPHIFALADNVYRTMVSETNNHFILISGESGAGKTEASKKVLQFYAVSCPSTRLLDNVRDRLLLSNPVLEAFGNAKTLKNDNSSRFGKYMDIQFDHQGAAVGGHILSYLLEKSRVVHQNHGERNFHIFYQLVEGGEDELLRWLGLERNCQNYRYLIQGECAKVSSINDKSDWKTVQKALTIIEFSEKDIEHLFAIIASVLHLGNVLFEASALGYATLMSTAEVHWLSKLLGIPSNMLQEGLTHRKIEAKAEEVLSPFTAEHAKYARDALAKAIYGRTFSWLVNKINESLVNKDSTRKTVIGLLDIYGFEVFDVNSFEQFCINFCNEKLQQLFIQLTLKSEQEEYEMEGIEWEPVPYFNNKIICDLVEEKHRGIISILDEECLRPGEATDFTFLEKLEEKMCSHPHFVTHKLADQKTRKTLKRGDFRLVHYAGEVTYSVVGFLDKNNDLLYRNIKEVMRQSKNSIIQHCFHTIEPDGKKRPETVATQFKSSLAGLTEILMTKEPWYVRCLKPNHCKQPDHFDDVMVRHQVKYLGLMEHLRVRRAGFAYRRRYEVFLKRYKALCPDTWPHWKGTAAEGVQQLIKHLGYKPNEYKMGRTKIFIRHPRTLFATEDAFEVCKHELATRIQAKYKGYRVKGDYQRQKEAATKIETCWRGLQARKERERRAWAVKVIKKFIKGFMNRNQPVSMDNSEYLAFVRQSYLTRLKDNLPKSVIDKKSWLTPPPIMKEASALLRKLHTRLLVRKYVRGISAQRKVQLQIKALTSDIFKGRKESYPQSVCQRFADTRISEQDINIKVLQMICPEGIEYSVPVIKYDRNGFRPRFRQLIFSQAAAYLVEEAKIKQRVNYSSLKGVSVSNLSDNFLILHVTCDDTKQKGDLVLQCNYLFEALTKICVVTKNHSLIKVVQGSVRFDIQPGKEGFVDFKSSSESMVYRAKNGHLMVESARTKSR, from the exons atgagg AGTTTAGAGGAGCGCTGCCAGCGGATCCTGCAGGAGATGGAGGGGTGTTTGACGGCTCGGGACCGGGTGGGCATTCAGGATTTTGTTCTCCTGGACGCCTACACCAGTGAGACAGCATTTATGGACAACCTTAAAAAACGGTTCAACGAGAACCTCATATAT ACCTACATCGGGACCCTCCTAGTGTCAGTAAATCCATATAAGGAGTTGGGTATCTATACCAAGAAACAAATGGACATTTATATGGGAGTCAACTTTTTTGAGCTGCCTCCTCATAT CTTTGCACTTGCTGATAATGTTTACCGGACGATGGTTAGTGAAACCAACAATCACTTCATCCTGATCTCTGGTGAGAGTGGTGCTGGGAAGACGGAGGCCTCGAAGAAAGTCCTGCAGTTCTATGCGGTCAGCTGTCCCAGCACTAGACTCCTGGACAACGTGAGAGATCGGCTCCTTCTTTCCAATCCAGTGCTGGAG GCTTTTGGAAATGCCAAAACCCTGAAAAATGACAACTCGAGTCGTTTCGGAAAGTATATGGACATACAGTTTGACCATCAG GGAGCGGCTGTCGGAGGCCACATCTTAAGCTACTTACTGGAAAAGTCAAGGGTGGTCCACCAAAATCATGGAGAGAGGAACTTCCACATCTTCTATCAGTTAGTTGAGGGAGGGGAGGATGAGCTTCTTCGCTGGCTTGGTTTGGAGCGAAACTGTCAGAACTACCGCTATCTTATTCAG GGAGAATGTGCCAAAGTGAGCTCCATTAATGACAAGAGTGACTGGAAAACCGTTCAGAAAGCTCTTACTATCATTGAGTTTAGTGAAAAAGATATAGAG CATCTGTTTGCGATCATTGCCAGTGTCCTTCATCTCGGGAATGTTCTCTTTGAGGCCAGTGCTCTGGGTTATGCCACATTAATGAGCACTGCAGAAGTGCACTGGCTGTCAAAG TTATTGGGCATCCCTTCAAACATGTTACAGGAGGGTTTAACTCACAGGAAGATTGAAGCCAAAGCAGAAGAG GTTCTAAGCCCTTTCACCGCTGAACATGCAAAGTATGCCAGGGATGCACTAGCCAAAGCCATCTATGGCCGCACATTCTCATGGCTCGTTAATAAGATTAATGAATCATTGGTAAATAAG GATTCAACCAGAAAAACGGTGATTGGACTGCTTGACATCTATGGATTCGAAGTGTTTGATGTGAACAG TTTTGAACAGTTCTGCATAAACTTCTGCAATGAAAAGCTTCAGCAGCTTTTCATCCAGCTCACTCTCAAATCAGAGCAGGAGGAGTACGAGATGGAGGGAATCGAG TGGGAGCCAGTGCCATATTTCAACAATAAGATCATCTGTGACCTGGTGGAGGAGAAACATAGAGGCATCATATCAATACTG GATGAAGAATGTCTGCGTCCTGGAGAAGCTACAGATTTTACATTCCTGGAGAAGCTAGAGGAGAAGATGTGCAGTCACCCTCATTTTGTCAC GCATAAATTGGCTGACCAGAAAACACGCAAGACCTTGAAACGAGGAGATTTTCGACTCGTACACTATGCTGGAGAAGTTACTTACTCAGTTGTTG GATTtcttgacaaaaataatgatctTCTGTACAGAAACATTAAAGAG GTCATGCGGCAGTCAAAGAACAGTATTATCCAGCATTGCTTCCATACTATTGAACCTGACGGCAAGAAAAGACCTGAGACG GTAGCCACCCAGTTTAAGAGCAGCCTTGCAGGCCTCACTGAAATCCTCATGACCAAGGAGCCGTGGTATGTGCGGTGCCTGAAACCCAACCACTGCAAGCAGCCAG ATCACTTTGATGATGTCATGGTGAGACATCAAGTCAAGTACCTGGGGTTAATGGAGCACCTGAGAGTCAGGCGTGCTGGGTTTGCTTATAGGAGAAGATACGAAGTCTTCCTGAAAAG ATACAAGGCTCTATGTCCTGACACATGGCCACACTGGAAGGGGACTGCAGCAGAGGGGGTGCAGCAGCTCATCAAACACCTCGGCTACAAACCAAACGAGTACAAGATGGGAAG GACAAAAATCTTTATTCGCCACCCCAGAACTCTTTTTGCCACTGAAGATGCATTTGAGGTCTGCAAGCATGAACTGG CCACAAGAATCCAGGCCAAATACAAAGGCTATAGGGTGAAAGGAGACTACCAGAGGCAGAAAGAAGCAG CTACCAAGATTGAAACATGTTGGCGGGGCCTTCAGGCCAGAAAAGAGAGGGAAAGAAGAGCCTGGGCTGTCAAAGTCATCAAGAA GTTTATTAAGGGCTTCATGAACAGGAATCAGCCTGTAAGCATGGACAACTCTGAATATCTGGCCTTTGTCAGACAGAGCTACCTCACTCGACTCAAAGACAATCTGCCAAAATCAGTAATAGACAAAAAGTCCTGGCTGACTCCTCCACCAATAATGAAAGAG GCCTCAGCGCTCTTGCGTAAGTTGCACACACGTCTCCTCGTACGGAAGTATGTTCGAGGGATTAGTGCACAGCGGAAGGTGCAg CTGCAAATCAAAGCACTGACCAGTGACATATTCAAAGGCAGAAAAGAGAGCTACCCTCAGAGCGTATGCCAGCGCTTCGCTGACACAAGGATAA GTGAACAGGACATAAACATCAAAGTCTTGCAGATGATTTGTCCTGAGGGCATTGAG TACAGTGTTCCAGTGATTAAGTATGACAGGAATGGCTTTCGGCCACGTTTCAGACAGCTGATCTTCTCTCAGGCGGCTGCGTATCTGGTGGAGGAGGCCAAAATTAAACAGAGGGTGAATTACAGCTCGCTTAAAG GGGTGTCTGTCAGCAACTTAAGTGACAACTTCCTGATTCTCCATGTCACATGTGATGACACAAAGCAAAAA gGGGACTTGGTCTTGCAGTGCAACTATCTATTTGAGGCATTGACAAAAATCTGTGTAGTGACAAAAAACCACAGCCTTATCAAAGTTGTACAAGGGAG TGTGAGGTTTGACATCCAGCCTGGCAAAGAGGGCTTTGTGGATTTTAAGAGCAGCAGTGAATCCATGGTCTACAGAGCCAAGAATGGACACTTGATGGTG GAATCTGCACGGACAAAATCTCGGTGA